The DNA segment CAACCAACAGCGTTCACGCCCCCGGTGACAGCGACCTGGCCATAACGGTCGGCAACTACTGGGAGAGCGAGAGGTGGGAGCTTCTCTACGGCCTGCCGGGGGTTATGAACGGTCCGGCCATGAGTTCCAGCAGGGGACCGAGGATGGACGGTCTCCTCGACCCGGACGTGATGGCCCCTGGAACTGCCATATTCTCAAGCCTTCCGATGTGGTACACGGTTCTCTACGGAAACCCGTACAGGTACTACGGATTCTGGAGCGGCACATCAATGGCCACCCCGCACGTCAGCGGTGCAGTTGCCCTCATGATAAGCTATGCCAAGCAGCACAACATCACCTACAACCCGATAATGATCAAGCGCGCCCTTGAGCTCAGCGCCAAGCCCACGAACCAGACCATGATAGACCAGGGCTTTGGCCTCATACAGGTCGACAAGGCCATAGCCAAACTCGAAGAGCTCAGCCAGGAACCGACCAATTACCTCTTCGCGGGCACGACCTTCACCAGCTTCAAGAACCCGATTGAGCAGCCAGTAATACCAACTGCGACGTTGAGCTCAATATATTCTTGGGGAGTGGGCTACTTCCAGTACATGTTCGGCTATCCGTACCTCTACAGAGGAGTCTACATAAGGGACGAGTATCCGGGCAGCGTCCCGATATACTTCTCGCCGATGACGTACGAGCCCGGATGGGGCCTCTGGTACGTCTTCGAGAACAAGACCTACAAGATAAGCACCAACGTTGACTGGATCATGCCGAACACTACCGAGGTCACCATACACGGCGCTAATGCCATGTACATAAGCGACCTCATCGGACAGTTCTCCATCAACATCGACTACTCCAAGCTCCAGAAGAGCGGCACCTACGTGGGTCTGATTTACATCGACGACCCGGACACCAGCTACATCGATGGTTATGTCGCAGTGACCGTTGACATACCCGCAAACAAGAACGGCGGGACCAGCGCCAAGATCACCGACACCGGCAAACCGGGTGAGGCCAAGCACTACTTCTTCGAGGTGCCGAGGGGCACAAAGGAACTCCGCGTTACCCTCCGCGTCCCGACGGATGCCAACGGCACCCCAATGGGCAGGGTCAAGCTCGTCATCGCGAGGCCAATGGGCGGTGTTGTCTACGACGGAGTGCCCGGATACTACTACGTCGGCCCAGGAGGACCGCTTGAGTACACGTGGGTGGTAGAGAATCCGGTTGAGGGCGTCTGGGAGATAACGGCCTACGTCAGCGTCAGCTCCTACGCCAGGACCGGCTACGAGGATGCCCACTATGAGATCGAAGTGAGCGCTGCGTCCGTTTCAATAACACCTGAGATCATCAAGAAAGACGTCCCGTCTCCGGCAAACGTCAGCGTTGGGGCCAAGGTGGAGAACAACTACGGCGACTTCAACGCCGTTGCTGTTGGATACGGCCTTGGAAGGCTTGACCAAGCATATGCAATGGTCAGGAACGTCAGCCAGGACGACTGGGATGTCATCGGGGCTTTCTATGTTGACCCAACCACATACTTCATCAGGTTTGGAATTACCGAGCCCGAAGACCCAACTGCTGACCTTGACCTGTATGTGCTGTACTTCCCAACGCTGAATGACCTCCTCAACTTCGCGAACTATACGGTCTACTACGACCAGATAGGCCCGACCAGCGATGAGGTCTTCGAAAAGTTCATGCCCGAGACGGGATACTACCTGATAATGGTCTACGGATACGACACAAGGAGCTACAACCCGATCCACTACACCTTCTACTACCAGGTGCTCGGCGACAACGGTGATGTGGCGGTCGACAGCACCCCGTTTGCATTTGGCACGGGTACCTCAGAATCCATCGGCGCTAAAGTGGACCTTTCGGCTCCAGGCACTTACCTCGGAGTGCTCGGACTCCTCAACGCAGACACTGGGGAGACTATGACCTACGCGCCGATGCTGTTCCAGGTAGGCATGCCCGAGATGTACGTGGTAGTGTATCCGGAAGCCACCCTCGGAAAGCAGTCAGTGCTCAAGATAAGGCTCCTCGACCTTGCGACGATGGAGAGGATAAACACTCCGGCAAAGGTCGTCGTGAACGGCAGGGAGTACTACACGGACAACGGTGAAGTCGAGGTGTACTTCACACCCCTCCACATGGAGCAGACGTTCAACATTCAGGTCTTCAGCGACTACTACCAGGACACCTCCAAGGAGGTGACGGTTAAGGTCAAGGAGCTTGCGGAGAACAAGGTTTACTCCGCCACCCAGGTATCACCCTACGTCGCGGTTGGACTCGGTACAGTCACGGGCTACCACGACACGGGTACGAGCATAGACCTGACGGTTGAGGGTCCGAGCGGAACGACCGGTTACGTCCTCGTAACACTGCCGGTCGATACCCAGTACGTCGACGTTAAGGGCGACCATGTGATCAGCTACTACATCCTTGACGGTAAGAACGCGAAGTACGCCGTGCTGAAGGTCAAGTACGCCTCACCGGTAACTCTGACGATTGAATACAAGACCTCCCGCTGGATCGTCAGCACCTGGAACTACGTCTGGTACATGCTCTACTGGAGGTACGACCAGAAGTTCGACCCGCTCTACCAGAAGGCGGTTGAGCTCGGCGTCGACAATGAGACCCTCCAGGAGGCCATGCACTACAAGCAGCTCGCCGACCAGTACTATGCTGAGGCCGAGAAGTACCTGACTCCGGGCAGGGACAACCTCGCAATAGCTGCACTGCCCAACATCCGCAAGGCCTACCTGAACATCCTCAAAGCATACACCATCCTTGAGAAGGCCGTCAAGGAGATTGAAGCCCAGGGCTGATGCCCTTCTCCCTTCTTCTCCATTTACCCAACCCTTTTAAACCCTCAGGCGTTTTTCCCTCCGGTGTCGCTCAATGATATACGTCAAAGTCTACAGAGTTCAGGGGGAAGTTCTCCTAGCGGCCTGCGATGAGGAGCTCCTCGGAAAAACTTTCAGGGAAGGCGAGCTGAAGCTCGAAGTGAAGGAGCGCTTTTACAGGGGAGAACTGGTTGACGAGGATGCCCTGGGGGCCATGCTGGAAGAGGCGACCATCGCCAACCTCACTGGCGAGCGATGCGTCAGAAAAGCGATAGAACTGGGCTACATTGACGAGACGAGGGTGCTCAGGATTCAGGGTGTTCCCCACGCCCAGATGGCGAAGCTCTTTCTCTGAGATTAGGTTTTTAAACTCCCTTCCTCACTCCCTTCCGGTGAGAGGAATGAGCGAGAGGTTCTGTTACCGGTGTGGGATAAGCGAGAGTGAGGGGGGCCCGCTCATAGAGGGGCTCTGTCAGGTCTGCTTCAGGAAGGAAAATCCCGTTCTGCTGATCGATGGCGAGATAAACACGGAGCTGTGTCAGAACTGCGGGAGCTATAAGAAGAGGGGCGTCTGGGTCGATCCCCATACTTATGAGCTTGATGAGCTGGTATTTGAAGTCGCTGAAAATGCGCTCCTTGAGGTGATAGGAGACTCTCTCGATGAACGGGTGAGGGAGTTTGGGATAATTTCCCCCGAAGAGCTTGAGGAGATTGAGGAACTCTCCGCTGGGAGAGCCGTCATAGCTTTCCAGCCCGTTGACTGGCACATCGAATACTTTCCGGCGATAATAACGTACGAGATCCGCGTTAAGGCCAGACTGCACGAGCTCCAGTACGAGCTTCACGACGAGGTAAAATACGTCACCGTCTACGTCCGCCAGACCGTCTGTCCTCGCTGTTCTAGGTTCCTTGGTGGTTATTTCGAGGCAATACTTCAGGTTCGTGCCGAAGACAGGCCGCTGACGGAGGAGGAGCGGAAGGTTATAGGGAAGCTCGTCGAGGAGAAGGTGGACGAGATAATGAGGAAAGACAGAATGGGGTTCATCCAGGACACCATCGAAAAGGAGGAGGGGCTTGATTTCTACATGGGCTCGACTTCTTCGGCAAGAAAGCTCGCCCAGGCGATAAAGGAGAAATTTGGGGGAACGATAAGTGAGGCCTACGAACTCGTCGGCCTTGACAGGCAGACCAGCAGGGAGGTCTACCGCACCAGCGTGAGCATCAGGATTCCAAAGTTTCAGAAGGGGGACATAGTGGCTGATAAGCGCGGCAACGTCTACGAAGTCGAACGCGTGGACGGGAAGGGTCTCTCCCTCAGGAACCTCTCCACCCGTGAGAGCGAACACCGTGACTGGAAGACGGTGAAGCGGGAGGGCATAGATACCGTGGAGAGCGAGAAGAGCGAGGCCATGGTCACGAGTATAACTCCGACCGAGATTCAGCTCATGGACATGAAGACCTACGAGACGTACGAGCTGGAGAAGCCGGACATGGATCTAAGGGAGGGGGAGATATACCGCATTGTGGAGGTCAGGGGCAGGAAGTACCTCCTGGACAGGAAGGAATGACCCGTTTCTGCACATCAACCTTTTTAACCTTTGGTTTTGAACCCTTCTCGGTGATGGAGAATGAGAAAAACGATAGTTATCATAGGCGGTGGAGCGGCCGGAATGAGTGCCGCGTCCCGCGTCAAGAGGCTCAAACCTGAGTGGGACGTAAAGGTCTTCGAGGCAACGGAATGGGTCAGCCACGCTCCCTGCGGTGTGCCCTACGTGGTCGAGGGCATCTCGCCAAAGGAGAAGCTCATGCACTATCCTCCGGAGGTCTTCATCAAGAAGCGCGGCATAGACCTCCACATGAAGGCGGAGGTCGTAGAGGTGGAACAGGGAAGCGTCCGCGTCAGGGAGGAGGATGGGGAGCACACCTACGAGTGGGACTACCTAGTCTTCGCCAACGGTGCCTCTCCGAGCCTTCCAGAGATTGAGGGCTTTGGTCTGGAGGGTGTTTTTACGGCGGATTTGCCCCCGGATGCCGTTGCCATAACCGGGTACATGGAGAAGCACGACGTTAGGGACGTTGTTGTCATAGGCACAGGGTACATCGCCCTTGAAATGGCGGAGGCCTTCGTTGCGAGGGGCAAGAACGTTACCCTCATCGGCAGGAGTGAGAGGGTTCTGAGGAAAACCTTCGACAGGGAGATTACCGATATCGTAGAGGCGAAGCTGAAGGAGAACCTCAATCTCCGGCTGAATGAGAGCACCCTGCGCTTTGAGGGCAATGGAAAAGTCGAGAGAGTTATCACCGACGCCGGCGAATACAAAGCAGACATGGTTATTGTGGCGACGGGCATAAAGCCGAACACCGAGCTGGCCAGAGAGCTGGGCGTGAGGATAGGTGAAACCGGGGCTATATGGACGAACGAGAGGATGGAGACTAGCGTTGAAAATGTCTACGCTGCCGGTGACGTTGCCGAGACAAAGCATCTCATCACCGGCAGGCGCGTCTGGATGCCCCTCGCACCGGCCGGCAACAAGATGGGCTACGTCGCCGGAAGCAACATAGCAGGAAAGGATATCCACTTCCCGGGAGTGCTTGGAACGAGCATAACCAAGTTCCTTGACCTGGAGATTGGGAAGACCGGCCTAACTGAGGCCGAGGCTCTCAAAGAAGGCTACGACGTCAGAACCGCGTTCATAAAGGCCAGGACAAAGCCCCACTACTATCCGGGCGGAAGGGAGATATGGCTCAAGGGCGTCGTCGACAACGAGACCGGCAGACTCCTCGGTGTCCAGGCGGTCGGTGCCGAGATACTGCCGAGAATAGACAGCGCCGCCGCCATGCTGACGGCGGGCTTCACAACGAAGGACGTTTTCTTCACCGACCTGGCATACGCACCGCCCTTCGCTCCGGTGTGGGATCCGCTTATCGTCCTCGCCAGGGTTCTCAAGTTCTGACCTTTCTTCATTTTCTCAGCAGGGCTATGCTCCCACCGAGCAGGGCAAGTCCGAGTCCAAACGTCGCCCCAAATCCGGCCGATGATATGAGCGCACCGCTTATTGCGCTCCCGGTTATGTATCCAGCAGAGCTTATCACGTTGTACGTACCCATGGCACTGCCCTTCTCCTTTTCTCCGGCTTTTTCGCTCACTATGGCCGTTGAAGAGACGCTGATGAATGTCCAGGAGTAGCCAGCGAGGGCATATGAAGCAAAGGCAAGGGGTAGCAGTGCCGGTGAAAGGAAGATGCCCACCATTACCGCAATAAACGCCCCTGCACGGAGCATGAGGCCTTTCCTCAGGGTGCCCTCCCTGTTCCTCCCCATGCCCGCACCCACGCGGGTGTAGTTAAGGGCCGCTATCGCCGAGTTGGCTATCAGGGCCAGATAAATTATCTCACGGGAATAACCATTGTCCGAAAGGAGCACGGGCATCTGGGGGAAGTACAGTCCAGCGGCTATCCAGAACAGGAGGAAAGCCAGATAGAATCTCCCCAGGCCCTCCGGAAGGCTGAAGTTTGTGTGGAGTATAAAGGACGGCATGTATCTGGCCTTTTCAACAACGTAGTTTCCAAACGCCCTGATGGATTTTCTGTTGATATAGATGGGCACCTCGCGTATCATGCGCTCCCCCATAACGATCGATGGGACTCCCATCAGACCAAAGGTCAGGAACAGCTGGGGTATAGTCATAAACCTGGACAGCCCAAACCCCAGTACAAGGCCGAGGACCCATCCCCATCCGCTTACCTCGTTAAACTTTCCTATGCCGTAGTCCCAGCTGTGCTTTCTGACGCTTCTAAGAACCAAGGCTATGGGTACCGAAAGGGTCGATGCAAGAAAGAACGCGTAGGCCGTGTTTACCGCAATGAGCTGGGCGGGTGTTTTCGCCAGCGACATCAGGGTAAGGAATACCGGAACACTCGCAAAACCCAGCAGTATGAATGGCTTCCTCCTGAGGGTTCTGTCGCTCAGCCTGCCCCAGAATAAGGCGCCGAGCATAGAGGCCAAGCTCGCGAGGGCAAAGGCCAGACCAACGGTTGATGCATTACCTCCGAGTTCAAGGAGGTACAGACTAACCAGGGCGGAGCTTCCGCCGGTGGCCACCTTGAAGGGCACGAAGGAGTAGAACCACCTGGGCATCTTCGGGATATAGCGGTAGCGGTTTGCTACTGACGCGTTTCTCACCGCGACTGCTACCCTCTGACTCATTTTTCTCACCTTGAGGCCTCGGGGAGGCGGGTTCGGTTTAAAAAGGTTCCCGATTCAAAAGCGGCTTTAATGTATTTATGTGTTCATTCGACTTGTTCGGGGAGCTTTTCCCTGCCGGCGGAGACGTTGGTGGAATCCGCAAAGTAGAAAACCTTAATTATTCGGGAAACGAGTTTACCCGGGAGAGCCATGTGTGAGTACACCTACGAGAACGGGCAGAAGTGCAGGCTAAAACCGGTTGAGGGTTCAAAGTACTGTCCCCTCCATATCCCCTACGATGAGGGGGAGCGGCTTTTGGGTGAGGAGATAAAGAAGGTCAAGGAAGAGGCCTTCCTCAGAAGACTCAAGGCGGGTCAGACTTATTTTGAGGGAGTTTACCTGTACGACGTTAAAATCAGTGATTTCCGTGCCGAAAAGTCCATAGTCTTCAAGAACTCCCGCGTGAAGACGATACTCTTTGACTCGGCGAACGTTCCCGGGATAACATTCTACAACTCCCGGGTGGGCAGACTCGTTGTATTCGGGAGTGAGCTGGGGACGTTCCTCCTCCACGGTTCCCACGTCTTCGGCCTGAACCTGCTGAGGGTGAGGTTCTCCAACTCCGTGTATGTCAGGAATTCGAGCGTCCGCTACCTCATGATAAACTCCACCGAGTATGTCGGCGGAGGTGAGAAATGGGAGGAGGAGTACGGTGAGAAACGGGCCGTGGGCAGGATAGAGCTGAGCGGCCTGGAGAACGTGAGAAGGATTGGAATTAACGTCCGATATCCCCTTATGAGGAAGATACTGGAGGAGCACGGGATAAGGCCCTCTTCATCGTCCGAGAGGAGCGTTAAAGCCACCTCCCTTATTATGCGTGACATCCAATTTGACAGGGCGGCCAGGTTCAAAAGACAGGTGAGGTTGAGTATAAGGCGGTTCCACGGCAACCTCGTCCTTGAGAACCTTGACATCTTCGGGCACGCGGAGATCCTTGCCAGCTGGCTTAAGAATCCAGAGTTTGTTCATACGAGGGTCATGGGCAACATGATATTCCGCAGAGTCTCATTCAACGGAGACTTCGCTTGGAACTCGACTGTTCTGCCCAACATCCCGGTTGAACTCAGCGTTGAAGGATTCGTTGAGGTCGAGGGGTGCAGGTTCAACAGCCACCGCGCGGCGGAGGTGCTCTACCGCCTCGCAAGGATAAGCTGGGAGAGGAACGGGGACTTTGAGAGGGCCGACCGGTACTATTATCTGGAGATGGTGGAGAAAAGGCAGTCCCGCCTGGCCGGAAGGAGGAGGGGCATTAAAAGGCTTTTCCTCAAAATGGAGGCGCTCTTTGAGTGGCTTTTCGCGGACCTGACCTGCAAATACGGTACCGACTGGAAGAGGCCCATACTGATATGGCTTGGCGCGGTCAACGTCTTCTTCCCCCTGCTCTTCTTCCTGACCAAAAGCGTTGAGGGGTTGTCAGGGAGTATGAGCTTCCTCGACTACGAGTACTTCAGCGTTGTTACCGCAACCACCCTGGGCTATGGGGACTACCACCCGATAGGCGTCGGCAGGGTCATCGCCTCGGTGGAGGCTCTGTTCGGAATGTTCATGTGGGCGGTGTTCCTGACAGTCTTTGCGAGGAGGTACATGAGGTGAGAGGATGATAGGCCTTATAATCAACCCAATAGCCGGAATGGGCGGCAAGGTCGCACTCAAAGGCACCGACGGGGTCGTCGAAGAAGCGATTAGGAGGGGGGCCAGGCCTATTGCTCACGACCTTGTGAGGCTCTTTCTGGAGGAGCTCTCCCACTACGACGAGGCCGGTGGAATAAGGTTCATTACGGGCCCGGCCCCACTGGGAGAGGACGTTCTTAGGGAGTTTGACTTTGAGTTTGAGGTGATACGGCACAGGGAAATCGGCTACCGGGAAGTCGATGGGGTCAGGATACCGGACACGACCTCAGAAGATACCAGGGAGCTTGCGAGAAGGATGCGTGGAAGGGTTGATCTCCTCCTTTTTGCGGGCGGAGACGGAACGGCCAGGGATGTGGTTGGGGCAATCGATGAGAATCTTCCGATCCTTGGAATCCCTACGGGGGTTAAGATGTACTCCGGTGTCTTTGCCACCTCTCCGGAGGACGCGGCGAGGGTTCTGGTGGATTTTCTCCACGGGCGCGCCAGGCTGGAGGAGCGTGAGGTAAGGGATATAGATGAAGACGCCTACCGCCACGACGAGGTTAAAGCGAGGACCTACGGGAAGGCCATCGTCCCGGTTGTCGAGACCCTTGTGCAGGGCAGCAAGGAGAGGATTCCCCTCAGCGAGGAAGACGAGCTTGAGGCGATAGCTGAAGCCGTCGCCGAGGAAATCCTGGAGGACGATGGAATATACTTCCTTGGCTCCGGTTCGACGGTGAAGAGGATAAAGGACAGACTGGGAATAGAGGGAACCCTCCTCGGGGTTGACGTTGTTGAGGTTAGGGACGGCAAGGCCAGGCTCGTTGTTAGGGATGCCACTGAAAAGGACCTGCTCCGTTTTGCCGATAGAGGACCCAGGGTGGTTGTCACGGTTATAGGCGGTCTCGGGTTCCTTTTCGGGAGGGGGAATCAGCAGTTCTCAGCGGAGGTGTTGAGGAGGATTCCCCGGGAGGACATAATCGTCGTGGCAACACCTTCCAAGCTTGAAAACGGCCCGCTCAGGGTTTATACTGGGGATAGGGAGGTGGATAAAAAGCTCAGAGGGTATATCCGGGTTCGTGTGGGCCCCTGGATGGAGAGGCTCGTTAGGGTCGTTTAGGCATTTAAACCAGAAGCCGTTTATAGAACCTTCCCCTATTTCCAACCGGTGAACCCCATGAAGTACAGCCGTATAGCGGTTAGGCTCTTTGAGCGGGAGGGTGAGGACACCTTCTACGACCCCGCTTACCACGGGAGAACCCTCAAGATATTCGGCATGGATGAGTGGCCGGGAAAAGCGCTGAAGTACTTTGCGGATAGGTACCGGGAAATTGACTACGGGATCGTTATCTTCGACACGGAGGGAGAGTTTCCAGAGGAAGGTTTTGACACCATCATCCGGATAAGGGATGGCCAGGGAACGGGTCTCGACCCCATAGTCCTGGCTGAGAAAGGCCTTCTCGACGGCTACACCGCGGCAACGATAGTCCAGACGGTTTACGGGCTCGACAGAACCCTGACGGAAAGACTCTACGCCGATTTCCTTGCCGGAAAGGTGAAGAGCGTTCCAGAGGCAGTTAAGTCAGACGGAAAATACGCCGAGGTTATCCGGGAAAGCTACACTCTCCTGGACGAGGCATTCTATTCCGGAAGGCCCCCCGAGTTTGGAGATAACATTCTGGTGGAGCTGGGGGAGACCTACAGCATAACCCTTGCGGGTATAGCGTTTCTGGTTGTAAGTGCGGGGGTCAGGCACAGGAGGAGGACGATGATAGGGGTCAACGATGCGGCCGTTTTGGCGTACACCACAGCCGGCGGTGCCGCAATACCGCTCATAACGAGGCCCCTTCGGGCGAGGGTAACGATTCTCGCGACGCAGTACGCCATAGATTCTATAATGAACTTAGCCGGCCCGAGCCTGGTTCTCTACCACGACCCTGACACCCAGAGCGTCATCTACGAGACGAACGGCGTCCCACCGGGCCCGATGAGGAAGCACGTCCACAAGGGGGAGGCGGCCTTCATCTACCGCACTCCAGAAACGATAAACGTGGAGTGGGGGGAGCTGCCCCTTTGATTCACTTTTCCCGAACTACAGTCTTTCAAAGGAAAAGATGGAAATCACCTCAGGCTCCTCACCAGCTCCTCCATGACGCCGAGGAAAGTCTCGACCTCTTCAAGGCTGTTGTAGACGTGGAATGACGCTCTTACGGTGCCGTTTATTCCGAGCCTCTTCATAACAGGTAAAGCACAGTGGTGGCCACTCCTAACCATGATGTTGTGGTTGTCGAGAACCGCGGCAACGTCGTGGGGGTGAAGGCCGGGAACGTTGAAGCTCACGACACCGGCGTGTTTCTTCAGGTTCCTCGGCCCGTACCACGGAACTTCCAGCTCATCAAGCCCCTCTGTTATCCTCTTGACCAGCTTGTGCTCCTGTCTTTCGATCTTGTCTATCCCTATTTTCTCTATGTACCTTATTCCGGCGGCGAGACCTATCGCACCGCCTATGTTGGGCGTTCCTGCCTCGAACCTTTCGGGAGGCTCGGTCAGCTTGTAGCAGCACAGGTCAACATCCTCTATCGTCCCTCCGCCTATCAGTGGGGGCTCGAAAGTATCGAAGAACTCCTCGTTGATGTAGAGGACCCCAATTCCCGTGGGCCCCATCGGCCCCTTGTGGCCGGAAAGTCCGAGGAAGTCGGCGTTCATCTTCCTTACATCGACCTCCATGTGGCCGGTGCTCTGGGCGGCATCGACGACGAATATCGCTCCAGCTTCCTTGGCCATCTTGCCAAGCTCCTCGACCTCGTGGATAACGCCGAGGGCGTTGGAGACGTGCTGAACTGCTACAAGCTTTGCACCTTTAATCTTCCTCTCTGCGTCGCTCAAGTCCAGGTTGCCCTCGTCGTCGCCCTCGATGAACTCCAGCTTCAGGCCGAGCTTTTTCGCTAACCTCTGCCAGGGGAGCAGATCGGAGTGGTGCTCGTAGGGAGTCGTCACTATCCTGTCGCCGGGCTTGAAGATGTGCTCAAGGCCGAGGGCAACTAAATTGAGGCTCTCGCTCGTGTTCTTGGTGAATACTATCTCCTCGAACTTGGCGTTGAGGAAATCGGCAACCACCTTCCTGCTCTCCTCGTACTTGTGGGTTGCCATCTGGGAGAGCCTGTGTATTCCCCTGTGGACGTTGGCGCGGTACCTGAGGTAGTACTCGTCCATCGCCTCTATAACCGGCCTCGGCGTGAGCGAAGTGGCCGTGTTGTCGAAGTATATGACCTCTGAAGTCAGGGGTATGTCCTTCCTAACATCCTCCGGGATCCTCATGAAACCACCTCCAGAACTCCAGCACAGTCATATATCACACGGGCGATGGATTCGCCCGTCTTCGAGTCCTCCAGCAGTTTGATTATTATCTTGCCGCTTGGGTAGACGCTGACTTCGTAGCCTTCCATTTCAAGGATCAGCATCATCCCCGGCAGGAGCTTCTTTACCGTGTACCCCCTCTCCCTGAGACACTGCGCAGTTCTGGTCAGATCGACCTTCACCTGGCGCTCCCATGAATAGCCGCTTATGACGATGCCCTTCATCGTTACGCATGGTTTTGCGATTATCATGCTCTCACCGAGTAGAACTCGGGAGAAGACGATTTATAGCTTTCCCTAACCCAAGGTTAAGGACAAAAATGGGAAAACTCAGCAGACCCTCGGTACGGGGTCTCCAGCAGGTGGCTCAAGGAAGCGTTTTCCGCCTATGCCTGTCTCGACCAGAACTTTACCCCTATAGCGGTCTATGACCTCGCCTATTATGGCCGCGTTCTTGCCCTTCTCAGTGCGCCTCATAGCCTCCAGCGCTTCCTCCGCGTGCTCCCTTGGAACGACCATGACGACCTTGCCCTCGTTGGCCACATCGAAGGGGCTTATTCCGAGCATGTCGCTCGCCGCCCTGACCTCCGGCCTGACGGGGACATCGTTCTCCCTTATGAGTATACCGACGTCCGCTTTTCTGGCCATCTCATTGAGGGCGTTGCTCAGTCCGCCCCTCGTCGGATCCTTCATGGCATGGATGTTCTCCCAGCCTATTGCTTTGGCTACCGCCTCAACGACCTCCCATACCGGGGCCACGTCGCTCTCCAGCTCGGTCTCGAAGGCTATCCCCTCGCGGTGGCTCATCAGCGCTATCCCGTGGTCGCCAACGGTGCCGCTGACGAGGACGGTATCGCCGACCTTCGCCCCCGAGTCGGTTACCGGCCTCTCAGCGATTCCGATTCCAGCTGTTATGACGAAGATTCCTATCTCGTCCTCGACGACCTTGGTGTCGCCGGTGACTATGGGGACAGGCACTTCCTTGGCCGTTTCATCCATCGAGCGGAGGATTTTCTTCAGGTCTTCACCGTCGAACCCCTCGCCGATTATCATGGAGTTGGCCAGAGCGAGGGGCCTTGCTCCCATGACCGCTAGATCATTCACCGTCCCGCTGACTGAAAGACGGCCGATGTCTCCCCCCGGAAAGAAGAGCGGCCTCACTGTGTGCCCGTCTATCGTGAAGACGATGTGCTTATCTCCGAGGGGTATCGTCGCTCCATCGTCGAGGGCATCCAGCCCGATTCCTCCTGCGCTCTTGAGGGTCAATGTCCTCAGTATGACGTCCCTCAAGAGCTCCTCCATTATTTCTCCGCCTGCTCCGTGTTCGAGCTTTATTTTCTCCACCATACTCATTCCTCCAAAAAGCCTTTAGATGAGAGGTATTGCCTTGTGAATTCAAGGAACTCCTCGGCGTGCTTAATCTGTTGCAGAGACGTCTCCTCAGGGATGTCGTTCATTACAGAGTAGTCACCTACCTGTCTTACCTCAAAGGCAAGCGTGATGTAAGTAAAGAACCTGTAGGGAACTTCACCGGTCTTCACGAACTCCTTGCCAAGAAGAGCTATCAACGCCGAGTGCTTTGAGACGCTTATCCCCTTCGTTAGCAGAATCGCCTCAGCGCAGTAGAACATGGTATAATAAGCCCTCGAAACTGCGAAGTCGTACATGCCACTTTTGTGGAGTGTTCTCGCCGCTTCGAGACTTCTTTCTGCCTTATTAATCATCAACGGAATTCTCTCTTTCATATCCTGATCCCCTCGGTACTAACGTTCCATAT comes from the Thermococcus thioreducens genome and includes:
- a CDS encoding DUF424 domain-containing protein — protein: MIYVKVYRVQGEVLLAACDEELLGKTFREGELKLEVKERFYRGELVDEDALGAMLEEATIANLTGERCVRKAIELGYIDETRVLRIQGVPHAQMAKLFL
- a CDS encoding S8 family serine peptidase translates to MNRKALSLLIVAVLVLSAASVAFSATPVFAAPSNPAKVETTNNAHPEQFISGEILQKEIQNILKTSDKTVRLIVAPDRDHKMEVYNALKKLGKIDPISKPEYQFIVVEMPVSRVEELQNIPGILHVWKDRTVKLQEPVAPEDGTAPSAPARDSLSLPEMFMSVFTIDAYNVWTDYGVYGDNVTVAVLDTGVDVGHPFLQTTLDGRKKIIDIYDASDEGMAQIYYNTTTPVGGTITVNKNVTVFWGVYANYYGHPAYTNYTMGTYYVGNITGDTYYIGLLPERYFDLNNFSATPYDPYGLGLFGDLSDVYPVLIVNQSGNFTAYIDFNLDNNFTNDQPMRIYDISGDYVTVNTTKVNVAFIEFEPSEGYAYFMWDAHGHGTHVSGTVAGVGLPTDPVFYGVYGVAPNAQLIEVKVLPGELGFGRTSWIISGMIYATLMGADVISMSLGGGGEINDGLETPEIFYVNLLTDIYGVTFAIAAGNEGPTTNSVHAPGDSDLAITVGNYWESERWELLYGLPGVMNGPAMSSSRGPRMDGLLDPDVMAPGTAIFSSLPMWYTVLYGNPYRYYGFWSGTSMATPHVSGAVALMISYAKQHNITYNPIMIKRALELSAKPTNQTMIDQGFGLIQVDKAIAKLEELSQEPTNYLFAGTTFTSFKNPIEQPVIPTATLSSIYSWGVGYFQYMFGYPYLYRGVYIRDEYPGSVPIYFSPMTYEPGWGLWYVFENKTYKISTNVDWIMPNTTEVTIHGANAMYISDLIGQFSINIDYSKLQKSGTYVGLIYIDDPDTSYIDGYVAVTVDIPANKNGGTSAKITDTGKPGEAKHYFFEVPRGTKELRVTLRVPTDANGTPMGRVKLVIARPMGGVVYDGVPGYYYVGPGGPLEYTWVVENPVEGVWEITAYVSVSSYARTGYEDAHYEIEVSAASVSITPEIIKKDVPSPANVSVGAKVENNYGDFNAVAVGYGLGRLDQAYAMVRNVSQDDWDVIGAFYVDPTTYFIRFGITEPEDPTADLDLYVLYFPTLNDLLNFANYTVYYDQIGPTSDEVFEKFMPETGYYLIMVYGYDTRSYNPIHYTFYYQVLGDNGDVAVDSTPFAFGTGTSESIGAKVDLSAPGTYLGVLGLLNADTGETMTYAPMLFQVGMPEMYVVVYPEATLGKQSVLKIRLLDLATMERINTPAKVVVNGREYYTDNGEVEVYFTPLHMEQTFNIQVFSDYYQDTSKEVTVKVKELAENKVYSATQVSPYVAVGLGTVTGYHDTGTSIDLTVEGPSGTTGYVLVTLPVDTQYVDVKGDHVISYYILDGKNAKYAVLKVKYASPVTLTIEYKTSRWIVSTWNYVWYMLYWRYDQKFDPLYQKAVELGVDNETLQEAMHYKQLADQYYAEAEKYLTPGRDNLAIAALPNIRKAYLNILKAYTILEKAVKEIEAQG
- a CDS encoding 60S ribosomal export protein NMD3; the protein is MSERFCYRCGISESEGGPLIEGLCQVCFRKENPVLLIDGEINTELCQNCGSYKKRGVWVDPHTYELDELVFEVAENALLEVIGDSLDERVREFGIISPEELEEIEELSAGRAVIAFQPVDWHIEYFPAIITYEIRVKARLHELQYELHDEVKYVTVYVRQTVCPRCSRFLGGYFEAILQVRAEDRPLTEEERKVIGKLVEEKVDEIMRKDRMGFIQDTIEKEEGLDFYMGSTSSARKLAQAIKEKFGGTISEAYELVGLDRQTSREVYRTSVSIRIPKFQKGDIVADKRGNVYEVERVDGKGLSLRNLSTRESEHRDWKTVKREGIDTVESEKSEAMVTSITPTEIQLMDMKTYETYELEKPDMDLREGEIYRIVEVRGRKYLLDRKE